Genomic window (Polaribacter batillariae):
AACAACTTTTTAAACGTCAACTCACTTTGTCTGAAATAGGAGAAGTTGGGCAAGAGAAACTACAAAACGCATCTGTTTTGGTCGTTGGTTGTGGTGGTTTAGGAAGCCCGATTGCAGTTTATTTGGCTTCAAGTGGCATTGGAAAATTGCATTTAGTAGATTTCGATACGGTAGATATTACCAATCTTCACAGGCAAGTTTTTTATTGTTTAGATGATGTAGATCGACCCAAAGCGGAAGTTTTATCAAAATTTATTAAAAAAAGAGCACCTTTTACAGAAGTAACTTTTAGTAACAATCCAATTACAAAGTCAACTGTTTTTGAGTTGATAGAAAATATAGATATTATTGTAGATGGAACAGATTCTTTGCCCACAAAATATTTGTTAAACGATGCTTGTGTTATTAAAAATAAACCTTTAGTTTACGGTTCTTTGTATAAGTTCGATGGTTATGTGGCTACGTTTAATGTCTTACAAAAAGATGGAAGTTATTCCACAAATTTAAGAGATGCGTTTCCAGAAATGGCAACAGACATTCCAAATTGCGAAGAAGCTGGAACGTTAAATGCAATTGTGGGCATGATTGCCATGCAACAAGTAAATGAAGTTTTAAAATTGGTTACAGGCATTGGAAAACCATTAACAAATCAACTTCGTATATATAATACGTTGCAAAACACCGAGTTAAAAATGAAGTTAAAACCTGTTTTTTTGAAAGATAAAATTGCGAAACTTTTTAAAGTACAAACCTATGTAGATTTTGCTTGTGCAGGTCAAAATCCTGATTGGCAAATATCTCCAGAAGAATTAAAAAAACGTTTGTCATTTCGAGCGGAGTCTAAAAATCTAGAAATTATAGCGGTTTTAAATAATTTAAAACTGCCTTTTGAGGTGCAGCAAACCATTCATATTAATAATTTTGATGCAGATAAAATTAAAGTTGATAAAAGCAAAACCTATGTAATGGTTTGCCAACGTGGTTTTAACAGTTACAGAGCTACTGTAAAATTGAAAAATAAATACCCAGATTTAAAAGTGCTGAATTTAACTGGCGGAATTTCGAGTTACAAATAAAATACATGAAAAAACCTTTAGAATTTTATACAAATCATAAAGCAGAATTAGAAGCAAAGACGAAAGAGTTAAAAAAGAAATCAGCCAATTTAAGTGTATTTAGATTTGCCGTTTTTTTAGCGACTTGTTTTTTAATTTACTTGACTTTTGGGAAATATCCAGATGTGTTTATCATCGCTTTTTTAGGACTTTTATTGTTTGGTTTCTTAGTAACAAAACATGTAAATCTTAAAAGAAAAAGAAATATTCTTGCAGAAAAAATTAAAATTAATACTGTTGAAGTTGAAGTTTTAAATAGAAATTTTTGTCACTTGGAAACAGGCTCTGCATTTATAAATCCTGCACATTTTTATAGCAATGATATCGATTTATTTGGCAACGGTTCTTTTTTTCAATATATAAATAGAACCAAAACAAAAGACGGAAAAGGAGTTTTAGCAAACTGCTTAACAGAAAACAATACAGCTACTATTTTAGAGAAACAAGAAATGTTAAAAGAACTTTCAGGGAAAGTAAAATGGCGTCAGCATTTTTCTGCTTTGGCAAGTTTGGTTGCTACAAACAGTACTTCAAAAGCTATTGTTAGGTGGATTTCTGGTTACAATTCTGTTTTTCCGAAATTTTTAAAAACGCTTCAAATTATTTTTACGATTGCTTCTTTGGTGTTAATTGGGTTGGTTTCTTTTGGGTTAATTCCTTTCACTTATATAGTTATTTGGTTTTTTGTTGGCCTTTTTATTACTGGTAGATTTGTACTAAAAATAAACCATTTATATACAGAAGCCAGCAAAGCAAGAGATACGTTTAAGCAATATTACCCATTATTAAACGTAATTGAAAATGAAGCATTTACTTCAAAAATTTTAAAAGAGAAACAGCAAACAATTAATTCAGAAAACAAAAAAGCCTCTGCTATTTTTAAAGAATTTGCTCGAATTTTAGATACTTTCGACCAAAGAAATAACATTATTATCGCAATTTTTGGAAATGGATTGTTTCTAACAGAAATTTACAATGTTTGTAAGGTAGAAAAATGGATTTTTAGCTACAAACATACAGTTGAAAGCTGGTTTGAAGTTGTTGCTTTTTTCGATGCTAAAAATTCGTTGGCAAATTTTGCATTTAATCATCCAAAATTTATTTTTCCAGAAATTACTTCAGAAAAAAGTGTGATTAAAGCGACCAATTTAGGGCATCCTTTGTTAAATGTTGCTAAAAGAATTGATAATGATTTCAACATTAATAAAGAAGAGTTTTTTATTGTTACAGGTGCAAATATGGCTGGAAAAAGTACATTTTTAAGAACGGTTTCTTTATCTATAGTGATGGCAAATTGTGGTTTGCCAGTTTGTGCAGAAAGTTTTCAATATTATCCCATAAAATTGATAACAAGTATGCGAACTACAGATTCTTTAACAGAAGACGAGTCGTATTTTTATTCAGAATTAAAACGCTTAAAATTTATTGTTGATGAAATTGAAGACGAAGATTACTTTATTATTTTAGATGAAATTTTAAAAGGAACCAACAGTAAAGACAAGGCAATTGGCTCTAAAAAGTTTGTAGAAAAACTTACAAAATCGAAATCGACAGGAATTATTGCCACACACGATGTAAGTTTATGTACTTTAGAAGATGAATTTTTTGGAATTAAAAATTATTATTTTGATGCAGAAATTAACAATAACGAATTGCATTTTGACTACAAATTAAAAAACGGAATTTGTAAAAACATGAACGCTTCTTTTTTACTGAAAAAGATGGAGATCGTTTAAAAAATGGCTTGGATGATTTTATCCAAACCATTCAATTTTTTTATTGTGCAATTTTAATAAAACTCTTATTCTCGATACAAACTTTGCTCATTTTAATCGTAAAATTTACTTGAATTGACAGAATTTTATCAAAATACACAACCGCTTAATCTTGAATTTGTTTTTTAAGCATTACTTTCCAAATTTTATTGGAAGCCCTTGAGTTTCTTGGACCATAGCTTCCAGGATTTGATCTAAAAGCTTCAATACCTCCAAAAATATAACCAATTTCTATACTATCTGCATCAGTATCGTTAAAAGCTTTGTTAAGGTCTATAATTTCATTAGAGTTATTTGATTTTGGTAAGTTGCTGTTTGGTATTAACGTAGCTTCTGCTCCATAAAAAGGTGCTTTGTTAGTCGTTTTGTTATTAAAAATATTATAGTCTAAAATAGTGTGCGAACTTTTTAAAGGCTCGTTTGCGATATTCATTTTTATATGCACTCCTGTATTGGTAAAACCAGATAAATGCCCTACAGCAGCTCTTTTTCCATCTCCAATTCCACCTAATAAATAAGTGTGTAAAGTTTCTGATTCTGAATCAAATAAAACAAAACTAGGACAAGAATATACATTAAAATTATTTTGATTGTAATTGCTATCGTAAGTATATTTCTTAGAATTTACTATTTTTTTAGGGTGAACATAAATTGCATTATTCCAAGCTAAATGATAATTGGTAGTATCTTTATTTTTTATAACAGTGCTGTCTGGTCTAAAAACACCTGTGTAAAAAGTCAATCCTTTTTTTATTTGATTATTTACTTTGTAAAAGTTAGGTGTAATTGGGCCATCTCTTCTTCTAAAAATAGATGTTGCATCTGTACCTTTTAAAGATGGTGAAGTAGCATCTGAAATAGTGTCTTTAATATTTATATTTAGCTGATAAGGTTTTTTTGAACTTGAAACGGTAAATGGATACACTGCATCTACATATTTTTGAGATGTAAATGTAAAATTATGCCCTCCAGCCAAATATAAAGTATCGTCAAAAATATACAATTCTCCTCCAGTACTAATTAAGTTTTTGTTTTTACCTATGCTAATTAAACTTTTAAGATTTGCAAGAGATAAATTTTCTCCTTTGATTAACTTAATCATGTTTGGAATGTTTATTCTAGCAACCTGATTAAATGTTAAATAATTTTGAGTGTTAACGTTGTTTACTGGAGCTCCATAACCACCAACAACATATAAATAATCTTTGTCTTGCTTTACTAATGCGTTTGAATTTCTAAAAATTGTAAGATGCTCGTTTAAAAAACCTCTCATTTCTATGCAAGGAATGGTCATTTCACCAATTTTTTCAAAACATTGTTCGTTCATTTTTTCGATAACGGTTTTAAAATGCATACTAATTGGTTTTTCGTTTGTTTTTGAATTGTAAACGAATAAGCTATCATTAAAAGATGGAGGTAAAAATGAAGTATTTGCATAGTTTCCGTTAAAAATATCATGGAGTCCACCATTATCATTTTCACTATTTGTTCTACCGGCAAAAAGTAACCATTCGTCACCAGAAATACCGTGAGAAAAAGATTGCAATGCTGGAGCTTTAGAATTTTCTACAGCGCTTATAGATAAAATATATGTTGGAGCAATTTTAACTTTGTTAGCCTCTTTTTGCAAGCAGGAAGTTAACATGCAAAATAGTAAGATACTTGTGAAGATGTTTAACGGATTTCGTTTCATAATTAGTAAGTTTGGTTAGTAATGTAAATAACTATTTAATGAAGCAAAAAAGAAAGAGTTGAAGTGACTATTTTAAAAAATAGGTAGTTGTACTTGGTAAAGATAAATGTAAATTATTTGTTCCACTCTAAAGTTTCTACCAAACGCAAAACATCTTCTTTAATATACGCTACTGCTGGTAAAATAGAATCGTAATTTGGTTTTGCATAAAAATACAAAGCGCCTTTTATAAAGTTATTTGTGCTGTCGGTTACATGAAATTGTATTTGAGAGGCAGCGTTTCCGGTAATTTCATACAAGCTACCAAATACTCTTTTTTCTGGGTTTACAAAGTCTTTTGTAATAATTTCTTCAGCTTTTACAGTGTGTTTAAATACTAGTTTTTCGGCTTCTGTTAACAATTCTTTAATGTTATTT
Coding sequences:
- a CDS encoding HesA/MoeB/ThiF family protein, whose protein sequence is MKPTKKQLFKRQLTLSEIGEVGQEKLQNASVLVVGCGGLGSPIAVYLASSGIGKLHLVDFDTVDITNLHRQVFYCLDDVDRPKAEVLSKFIKKRAPFTEVTFSNNPITKSTVFELIENIDIIVDGTDSLPTKYLLNDACVIKNKPLVYGSLYKFDGYVATFNVLQKDGSYSTNLRDAFPEMATDIPNCEEAGTLNAIVGMIAMQQVNEVLKLVTGIGKPLTNQLRIYNTLQNTELKMKLKPVFLKDKIAKLFKVQTYVDFACAGQNPDWQISPEELKKRLSFRAESKNLEIIAVLNNLKLPFEVQQTIHINNFDADKIKVDKSKTYVMVCQRGFNSYRATVKLKNKYPDLKVLNLTGGISSYK
- a CDS encoding MutS-related protein codes for the protein MKKPLEFYTNHKAELEAKTKELKKKSANLSVFRFAVFLATCFLIYLTFGKYPDVFIIAFLGLLLFGFLVTKHVNLKRKRNILAEKIKINTVEVEVLNRNFCHLETGSAFINPAHFYSNDIDLFGNGSFFQYINRTKTKDGKGVLANCLTENNTATILEKQEMLKELSGKVKWRQHFSALASLVATNSTSKAIVRWISGYNSVFPKFLKTLQIIFTIASLVLIGLVSFGLIPFTYIVIWFFVGLFITGRFVLKINHLYTEASKARDTFKQYYPLLNVIENEAFTSKILKEKQQTINSENKKASAIFKEFARILDTFDQRNNIIIAIFGNGLFLTEIYNVCKVEKWIFSYKHTVESWFEVVAFFDAKNSLANFAFNHPKFIFPEITSEKSVIKATNLGHPLLNVAKRIDNDFNINKEEFFIVTGANMAGKSTFLRTVSLSIVMANCGLPVCAESFQYYPIKLITSMRTTDSLTEDESYFYSELKRLKFIVDEIEDEDYFIILDEILKGTNSKDKAIGSKKFVEKLTKSKSTGIIATHDVSLCTLEDEFFGIKNYYFDAEINNNELHFDYKLKNGICKNMNASFLLKKMEIV
- the gldD gene encoding gliding motility lipoprotein GldD, producing the protein MRNLFFLFFIFIFVSCKEDVLPKPKAYLSLNYPAKTYQKLSLKRPYSFEVPKSTSIINEPNNWLTIKYPNLKASLDITYRPVKNNIKELLTEAEKLVFKHTVKAEEIITKDFVNPEKRVFGSLYEITGNAASQIQFHVTDSTNNFIKGALYFYAKPNYDSILPAVAYIKEDVLRLVETLEWNK